The following coding sequences are from one Arachis hypogaea cultivar Tifrunner chromosome 7, arahy.Tifrunner.gnm2.J5K5, whole genome shotgun sequence window:
- the LOC112703585 gene encoding WRKY DNA-binding transcription factor 70, with amino-acid sequence MEQELLRGRDVANQLLQLLVHRSNNNDEQGLTLILPLAEDLVHQVLRSFTNTILLLNISNNSNNIDDAIFPIKDLSSSSSPSSCQKHEDLDEACKSFHTNNGRGRYKRKTTAPTWEKDNPILLEDGHAWRKYGQKKTMNSKYLRNYYRCSHKHDEGCPAMKHVQRIQENPPLYRTTYYGHHTCKNTNYYNNEESIILEHESKSSMFLSFNNNNNNIIPILRSTKQEAVELVIHDHHDDHSVATHHQSQLYDHYEVDLEYSRHNVAMLSSSSSSPSCTDDTTVHQFDNIYYYDFGWDLDFDGLACFDHHQDQITMIM; translated from the exons ATGGAGCAAGAGCTACTTAGAGGGCGTGACGTGGCAAATCAATTGCTTCAACTTCTTGTTCATAGATCCAATAATAATGATGAACAAGGGTTGACGTTGATCTTGCCACTTGCTGAAGATCTTGTGCACCAAGTGCTAAGATCATTCACAAACACCATTTTGCTCTTGAACATTtccaataatagtaataatattgATGATGCAATTTTTCCCATCAAagatttatcttcttcttcttccccatcAAGTTGCCAAAAGCATGAGGATTTAGATGAGGCTTGCAAAAGCTTCCACACAAATAATGGAAGAGGGCGCTACAAGAGAAA AACAACTGCACCAACTTGGGAGaaggacaatccaattttactTGAAGATGGCCATGCATGGAGAAAGTACGGACAAAAGAAGACAATGAATTCGAAATACCTCAG GAACTACTACAGGTGCAGTCATAAGCATGATGAGGGTTGCCCAGCAATGAAACATGTTCAAAGAATTCAAGAGAATCCTCCATTATACCGAACTACCTATTATGGTCATCACACTTGCAAGAACACTAATTATTATAATAACGAGGAATcaattattttggaacatgaatCCAAATCTTCAATGTTCCTtagcttcaataataacaataacaatatcaTCCCAATTTTGAGATCAACAAAACAAGAGGCAGTGGAATTagtgattcatgatcatcacgaTGACCATAGTGTTGCTACTCATCATCAGAGTCAATTATATGATCACTATGAAGTTGATTTAGAATATTCTAGGCATAATGTTGCTATgctatcatcatcatcgtcatcaccaTCTTGCACTGATGATACTACTGTTCATCAGTTTGacaatatttattattatgattttggATGGGACTTGGATTTTGATGGCTTGGCATGTTTTGATCATCATCAAGATCAGATTACGATGATTATGTAA
- the LOC112701659 gene encoding uncharacterized protein, with product MENQNSRGRKAIIEQELLRGRDMANQLLEVLVAHNNKSNNHHYLNRSYDDDKGLMVLLPYAEDLVHQVLRSFTNSLLILNTTTTTKSDAIDHDVFSDGRVVFDSTKFRDFSSTTSSPSLHHTNNNRLRKSSVPTWEKDSPILIEDGHEWRKYGQKMTMNSKYLRNYYRCSHKNDQGCPATKKVQQIQDNPPLFRTSYYGHHICKSITYNEETILESESFSESSMFLSFNNNNNNNNNSNVIITPSKEHQFSSSQAFESKNFISQNQLLLSSSDYYHPLCVYEELGFDYSRHHDPMLYSTDEKVQFDNNALGWDLLDYDGLACYGQQI from the exons ATGGAGAATCAAAATTCAAGGGGAAGAAAAGCAATAATAGAACAAGAGCTACTTAGAGGGCGTGACATGGCGAATCAATTGCTTGAAGTGCTTGTTGCTCATAATAACAAATCCAATAATCATCACTATCTAAATAGATCATATGATGATGATAAAGGGTTAATGGTACTATTACCATATGCTGAAGATCTTGTGCATCAAGTACTAAGATCATTCACGAATTCCCTTTTGATCTTGAACACTACTACTACCACTAAAAGTGATGCTATTGATCATGATGTTTTCTCCGATGGAAGGGTGGTTTTTGATTCTACAAAATTCAGAGATTTctcttctactacttcttctcCGAGTCTTCATCACACAAACAATAATCGATTAAGAAA ATCATCTGTACCAACATGGGAGAAGGACAGTCCAATTTTAATTGAAGATGGACATGAATGGAGAAAATATGGACAAAAGATGACAATGAATTCAAAATACCTAAG GAATTATTATAGGTGCAGTCACAAGAATGATCAAGGTTGCCCAGCAACAAAAAAAGTGCAACAAATTCAAGACAATCCACCATTGTTCCGAACAAGCTATTATGGTCATCACATATGCAAAAGCATCACTTATAATGAGGAAACAATTTTGGAATCTGAATCTTTTTCCGAATCTTCTATGTTCCttagcttcaataataataataataataacaataatagcaATGTTATTATTACACCTAGCAAAGAACACCAATTTTCATCATCACAAGCTTTTGAATCAAAAAACTTCATCTCACAAAACCAATTATTACTATCTTCATCAGATTACTACCACCCATTATGTGTCTATGAAGAACTTGGTTTCGACTATTCTAGGCATCATGATCCTATGCTATATTCCACTGATGAAAAGGTTCAATTTGACAATAATGCTTTAGGGTGGGACTTATTGGATTATGATGGCTTGGCATGTTATGGTCAACAAATTTAA